A genomic stretch from Bacillus sp. E(2018) includes:
- a CDS encoding DNA-3-methyladenine glycosylase, whose amino-acid sequence MKFVIIPKPPFDFQKMMQRLTVTGKTHVLKLNEQFTEYEKIIRIEEISCFVKVVSSGTVTSPILKCEAIPLNGRVTEDAVKKKIQQLFSTEVDLSPLYHHFEEHDKLVHVLQRFEGLKLLTDTDLFESIVKIIIGQQVNLTFAGTLTERLIELAGDQVEVEGSIYQVFPTSTAVAKLKYEDLRELQFSQRKAEYIIDLAKLISEGSIDFERLWEMSDEEVMQTLLPIRGIGKWTIECLLIFGMGRTDVLPAADIGLRNAIRQVWKLAEQPSEEEVRTLAMDWTPWRTYITYYLWESLNQTPPVVDHT is encoded by the coding sequence ATGAAGTTTGTAATAATACCTAAACCACCGTTTGATTTCCAAAAGATGATGCAACGACTCACGGTTACAGGGAAAACTCATGTCTTGAAACTCAATGAACAATTTACAGAATACGAAAAAATTATCAGGATAGAAGAAATATCTTGCTTTGTAAAAGTAGTATCGAGCGGAACTGTTACTAGTCCTATTCTAAAGTGTGAAGCAATACCTTTGAATGGTCGTGTAACTGAAGATGCAGTTAAGAAAAAAATACAACAATTGTTTTCAACAGAAGTTGATCTGTCACCTCTTTATCACCACTTTGAAGAACACGACAAATTAGTTCATGTACTACAGCGCTTTGAAGGGTTAAAACTTCTAACAGACACGGACCTGTTTGAATCTATTGTGAAAATTATAATCGGCCAACAAGTGAATTTAACTTTTGCTGGAACTTTGACTGAACGCCTAATCGAGCTTGCTGGCGATCAAGTGGAGGTAGAAGGAAGCATATATCAAGTTTTTCCAACTTCAACAGCTGTTGCAAAACTTAAATACGAAGACCTTCGTGAGCTTCAATTCAGTCAGAGAAAAGCAGAATATATCATTGATCTAGCAAAGCTGATCTCAGAAGGAAGCATTGATTTTGAGAGGTTATGGGAGATGTCAGATGAAGAAGTGATGCAAACGCTGTTGCCAATTAGAGGAATAGGAAAATGGACGATCGAATGCCTCTTAATCTTTGGTATGGGAAGAACAGATGTACTTCCTGCTGCAGATATTGGATTAAGAAATGCCATCCGTCAAGTTTGGAAATTAGCTGAACAACCATCAGAAGAAGAAGTAAGGACGCTTGCTATGGATTGGACACCATGGCGTACATATATCACGTATTATCTATGGGAGAGTTTAAATCAGACTCCTCCAGTTGTGGATCATACTTAA
- a CDS encoding MoxR family ATPase encodes MNMKSQMTIIKNAIAEVLTGKEELVELTMISIVNKGHLLLEDVPGTGKTVLAKSLARLIGGEFKRIQFTPDILPADITGIQFFHPKHQEFELRPGPVMTNILLADEINRATPRAQSSLLEVMEERQVTIDGETLPLPSPFLVLATQNPIESHGTFPLPEAQLDRFFMKLPSGFPNYDQEKEMLHMYRKNNPQDSLEPVFTLEDLLVMQEEVKHIHVSDSVENYLLSIVHATRSHEFIENGVSPRGTLAFMKAAQGAAYVQGRTFVTPDDVQFVAPYVLTHRLVLTMEGTMRKTKDQVLNEILEAIIVPVESEAGR; translated from the coding sequence ATGAATATGAAGAGCCAGATGACTATCATAAAAAACGCAATAGCTGAAGTGTTAACAGGAAAAGAAGAACTTGTTGAATTAACGATGATATCCATCGTCAATAAAGGTCATTTATTATTAGAAGATGTTCCCGGAACAGGAAAAACTGTGCTTGCTAAAAGCCTTGCTCGATTAATAGGGGGAGAATTTAAAAGAATTCAGTTCACACCCGATATCCTTCCCGCTGATATTACGGGCATACAGTTCTTTCATCCGAAGCATCAAGAGTTTGAGCTGCGTCCAGGTCCGGTTATGACTAACATCTTATTAGCAGATGAAATTAACCGTGCGACGCCTCGAGCACAATCCAGTCTATTAGAAGTGATGGAAGAAAGACAGGTAACGATTGATGGCGAAACCCTTCCCCTTCCGTCTCCTTTCTTAGTTCTAGCAACACAGAATCCTATTGAATCTCATGGAACATTTCCGCTTCCTGAGGCTCAGCTTGATCGTTTTTTTATGAAACTACCGTCTGGTTTTCCAAACTACGATCAAGAAAAAGAAATGCTTCACATGTATCGTAAAAATAACCCACAAGATTCTTTAGAACCTGTCTTCACTTTAGAAGATCTATTAGTCATGCAAGAAGAAGTAAAGCACATTCATGTTAGTGATAGTGTTGAGAACTATTTACTATCCATCGTTCACGCAACCCGCAGTCATGAATTTATTGAGAACGGCGTGTCTCCTCGTGGCACCCTTGCTTTCATGAAAGCTGCTCAAGGCGCGGCTTATGTACAAGGAAGAACGTTTGTGACTCCAGACGACGTCCAATTCGTAGCACCTTATGTATTAACTCACAGACTCGTATTGACCATGGAAGGAACGATGAGAAAAACGAAAGATCAAGTGTTAAATGAGATCCTTGAAGCTATTATTGTCCCTGTAGAGTCTGAGGCAGGTAGATAA
- a CDS encoding DJ-1/PfpI family protein, whose product MKKKVLVYLYPQFREVEVMTTLSIIGKKYEVLPFSLLPGTVTSECGLLMQPTIKMKNISPIDYEMLIIPGGKQAFTQGNPRLLHLLQVFNRENIKIAAIGNGAVILGRAGILNGRSYTVSLREDEFSKANSWLNGTYQSKQIVEDKNILTAKSHAYIDFGLTIGDRLQCFDGLEEYNFYKGTSSF is encoded by the coding sequence TTGAAAAAGAAAGTACTTGTCTATTTGTATCCACAATTTAGAGAAGTTGAAGTAATGACGACTTTATCTATAATCGGTAAAAAGTATGAAGTGCTACCTTTCTCGCTGTTGCCAGGAACTGTTACAAGTGAATGTGGTTTACTGATGCAGCCTACAATTAAGATGAAAAATATTAGTCCTATTGATTATGAAATGCTCATTATTCCTGGAGGAAAGCAAGCATTCACCCAAGGAAATCCGAGGCTTCTGCATCTGTTGCAAGTGTTCAACAGAGAGAATATTAAGATTGCAGCCATTGGAAACGGAGCAGTAATTTTAGGTCGCGCCGGAATATTGAATGGCAGGTCTTATACTGTGTCTTTACGTGAAGATGAATTTTCTAAAGCAAACAGTTGGTTGAATGGAACATATCAATCAAAGCAGATTGTTGAGGATAAAAATATTTTAACTGCAAAAAGTCATGCGTACATTGATTTTGGGTTAACGATCGGGGACCGTTTGCAATGCTTTGACGGCCTTGAAGAATATAATTTTTATAAAGGTACAAGTTCCTTTTAA
- a CDS encoding DEAD/DEAH box helicase, with translation MIDTSNLLLHAKWLHGNMVLWATKQSKRVHVNDWKPLLFTWHKPSFYGTMLDVDDDQNVYLDAGEAFDLFNRYPDFFLTKENWEDDSWAFVNEANDVFRLMKKDKVTPDYEAWKTGLWAWRTDGERIESAWLNEALSTLPHDGSTYMPSNFNRDRMKGIPRQIISALDHLSEDEWLIKIGWRKDPKPFEIIFELSEPANNGEGNEDIWGLHVILQEKEDGIAVPYLGKSTLLPEEWKPFKELVESDIELVMKLISWLKPNARKEIRNEITEKEAWDFLTLKSDLLRQIGLTVVLPAWWQTVQELQPKVKAKIKTKSQQSGGAPSFLGLNAIMQFDWRMSTGDEELTEEEFRKLVDGSRRLVRRNGQWYRVDPEWMKQVRHLIKNVDRTGIQLKDVLEQHLLNMETNPAEDGLEGIESEGPMLDIEWDEPLNTWMDQLTEIKTLPIEPKAENLIGTLRDYQKTGSSWMYFLREFGLGGCLADDMGLGKTVQTIDYFLKVKEKEKLAGTFLLVCPTSVIGNWQKELQNFSPTLSVGLHYGGNRKKGNQFTEWYKKFDVVITSYTTCQLDFDEMSETYWEAIVLDEAQNIKNSYTKQSRSIRRLNGRHKIALTGTPVENRLLELWAIFDFLNPGYLGSEPSFQKKFVVPVEKDNDTLRLQQLKQLVQPFLLRRTKMDPAVQLNLPEKQEIKEYCPLSKEQASMYERLVQDTFEQLEKVTGMQRRGLLLAMLGKLKQICDHPALYTKNDKLGKLEDQSVKFAKTIELIDAILEKDERCLIFTQFIFMGELIKKYVEKKFGRSVLFLHGSLSKQKRDQMIESFQDGEHPIFILSLKAGGTGLNLTEANHVIHYDRWWNPAVENQATDRAHRIGQKKFVTVHKMITLGTLEEKIDMMLESKKELSEKVIQSENWITELSTDELKDLFTLRKEWVES, from the coding sequence ATGATCGATACAAGCAATCTTTTGCTACACGCGAAATGGCTTCATGGCAACATGGTTTTATGGGCCACTAAACAATCAAAAAGAGTGCATGTAAACGACTGGAAACCTCTTTTATTTACATGGCATAAGCCTTCATTTTATGGGACGATGCTAGATGTTGATGATGACCAGAATGTATATTTAGACGCCGGAGAAGCTTTTGATCTATTTAATCGTTATCCCGATTTTTTTCTGACGAAAGAAAATTGGGAAGATGATTCTTGGGCTTTTGTAAACGAGGCTAACGATGTCTTCCGTTTGATGAAAAAAGATAAGGTTACTCCTGATTACGAAGCATGGAAAACGGGTTTATGGGCATGGAGAACGGATGGAGAGAGAATTGAATCAGCCTGGTTGAATGAAGCTCTCTCAACATTGCCACATGACGGAAGTACTTACATGCCTTCAAACTTTAACAGAGATCGTATGAAGGGTATCCCTCGTCAGATCATTTCTGCCTTAGATCATTTAAGTGAAGACGAATGGCTGATAAAGATTGGCTGGAGAAAAGATCCTAAGCCTTTTGAAATTATATTTGAACTGTCTGAACCAGCAAATAATGGTGAAGGTAATGAAGATATATGGGGGTTGCACGTTATTCTTCAAGAGAAAGAAGATGGAATAGCTGTACCGTATCTTGGAAAGAGTACACTTCTTCCAGAGGAATGGAAACCTTTTAAAGAGTTGGTAGAATCTGATATTGAGCTTGTGATGAAATTAATCTCATGGTTAAAACCAAATGCGCGTAAAGAAATCCGAAATGAAATAACTGAAAAAGAGGCTTGGGATTTTCTTACGCTAAAAAGCGATCTGTTAAGACAGATCGGACTTACCGTTGTCCTTCCAGCATGGTGGCAGACCGTTCAAGAACTTCAACCGAAAGTAAAAGCAAAGATCAAAACAAAATCGCAACAATCTGGCGGGGCACCTTCTTTTCTCGGATTAAATGCAATCATGCAATTTGATTGGCGAATGTCAACAGGTGACGAAGAGCTTACGGAAGAGGAGTTCCGAAAGCTCGTAGACGGAAGCAGGAGACTTGTGCGAAGAAACGGTCAATGGTACAGAGTAGATCCTGAGTGGATGAAACAAGTAAGACATCTTATTAAGAACGTGGATCGTACAGGTATTCAATTGAAAGATGTCTTAGAACAACATCTGCTAAATATGGAAACCAACCCTGCTGAAGATGGTCTTGAAGGTATAGAATCAGAAGGACCGATGCTTGACATAGAGTGGGATGAACCATTGAACACATGGATGGATCAGCTGACAGAGATCAAAACACTGCCAATTGAGCCAAAAGCTGAAAACTTGATCGGAACGTTAAGAGACTATCAGAAAACAGGAAGTTCATGGATGTATTTTCTCCGGGAATTCGGACTTGGTGGTTGTTTAGCAGATGATATGGGGCTAGGGAAAACTGTTCAGACCATTGACTATTTCTTAAAAGTAAAAGAAAAAGAAAAGCTTGCAGGTACTTTTTTACTCGTATGTCCTACTTCTGTAATCGGAAACTGGCAAAAAGAACTGCAAAACTTTTCACCGACTTTATCCGTAGGTCTTCATTACGGAGGGAATCGGAAAAAAGGAAATCAGTTTACGGAGTGGTACAAAAAATTCGATGTTGTTATTACTTCGTATACGACTTGCCAGCTTGATTTTGATGAGATGAGTGAAACGTATTGGGAAGCGATTGTACTTGACGAAGCACAGAACATCAAGAACAGTTATACAAAACAATCAAGAAGTATCCGCAGACTTAACGGCCGTCATAAGATTGCGTTAACAGGAACTCCTGTTGAAAACAGACTTCTTGAACTATGGGCAATCTTCGACTTTTTAAACCCCGGATATTTAGGGAGCGAACCATCGTTTCAGAAGAAGTTCGTAGTGCCGGTGGAGAAAGACAATGATACGTTGCGTTTACAGCAGTTAAAACAGCTTGTTCAACCATTCCTGCTGCGGCGGACGAAAATGGATCCAGCCGTACAGCTCAATCTGCCTGAGAAACAAGAGATCAAAGAATATTGTCCGTTATCCAAAGAACAAGCTTCTATGTATGAAAGACTTGTTCAAGATACGTTTGAGCAGTTGGAAAAAGTAACAGGGATGCAAAGGCGTGGCTTATTACTCGCGATGTTAGGCAAATTAAAGCAAATCTGCGATCATCCGGCTCTTTATACGAAGAATGATAAGCTAGGAAAACTTGAAGATCAGTCGGTTAAATTTGCAAAAACGATTGAATTAATCGATGCTATTCTTGAAAAAGATGAAAGATGTTTGATCTTTACTCAGTTTATCTTTATGGGTGAATTAATAAAGAAGTATGTGGAGAAAAAGTTCGGTCGTTCCGTACTCTTTTTGCATGGCAGCCTAAGCAAACAAAAACGTGACCAGATGATTGAAAGTTTTCAAGACGGAGAGCATCCGATCTTTATCTTATCTTTAAAAGCTGGCGGGACCGGTCTCAACTTGACCGAAGCCAATCATGTTATTCATTACGATCGATGGTGGAATCCAGCTGTTGAGAATCAAGCAACTGATCGTGCCCATCGTATAGGACAGAAAAAATTCGTGACGGTGCACAAGATGATTACGCTTGGCACGTTAGAAGAGAAGATCGACATGATGCTCGAGAGCAAAAAAGAACTTTCAGAAAAAGTGATTCAGAGTGAAAATTGGATTACGGAACTGTCAACTGACGAATTAAAAGACCTATTTACGCTAAGAAAAGAATGGGTCGAATCTTAA
- a CDS encoding NAD(P)H-dependent oxidoreductase has product MKVLYINSNPKPMDQSFGLRLGRHFLNELSNQNEHVEIETVNLYEENIPFIDADVLDAWGKLAAGQELSPSQVEKTSRMGEILEQFLSADMYVFNTPMWNLSYPPMLKAYIDNVVMAGKTFKYTENGPAGLLGGKTAVHVQSRGGVYSEGPAQAFEFTNGYLQGVMAFIGITDYHHVFTEGMAAAPDRAEEILANARERATELAKELVLAKRNA; this is encoded by the coding sequence ATGAAAGTACTTTACATTAACTCTAACCCAAAACCAATGGATCAATCGTTCGGACTTCGTTTAGGGCGTCACTTTTTAAACGAACTTTCTAACCAAAACGAACACGTAGAAATTGAAACGGTAAATCTTTATGAAGAGAACATCCCGTTCATCGATGCAGATGTTCTAGATGCTTGGGGGAAATTAGCTGCAGGACAAGAGCTTTCTCCATCACAAGTTGAAAAAACGAGTCGTATGGGTGAAATTTTGGAACAATTCCTTTCAGCAGACATGTATGTTTTCAACACACCAATGTGGAACTTGAGCTATCCTCCAATGCTTAAAGCGTATATTGATAATGTCGTGATGGCAGGTAAGACGTTTAAGTACACAGAAAACGGGCCAGCTGGATTATTAGGAGGAAAAACTGCTGTTCACGTTCAATCTCGTGGTGGTGTATATTCTGAAGGTCCTGCTCAAGCTTTTGAGTTTACGAACGGATATCTTCAAGGTGTGATGGCATTCATCGGAATTACAGATTATCATCATGTATTTACAGAAGGTATGGCAGCAGCTCCAGATCGTGCGGAAGAAATTTTGGCGAATGCAAGAGAAAGAGCTACAGAATTAGCTAAGGAATTAGTCTTAGCTAAACGCAATGCATAA
- a CDS encoding aspartyl-phosphate phosphatase Spo0E family protein — translation MIEKSIQERIRLLREELYRISNQLNYELTHPKLVTISQQLDQLLNQYAEIEQKA, via the coding sequence ATGATAGAAAAAAGTATTCAAGAACGAATTCGTCTATTACGAGAAGAACTATATCGAATCTCTAATCAACTAAACTATGAACTAACACATCCTAAACTGGTCACAATAAGCCAACAACTCGATCAACTTTTAAATCAGTACGCTGAAATTGAACAGAAAGCATAG
- a CDS encoding aspartyl-phosphate phosphatase Spo0E family protein — MLLQLIEEKREVLLCLGKTYGLTAKETVICSQELDQLLNRLDDFISEPSDNS; from the coding sequence ATGTTATTGCAATTAATTGAGGAAAAACGTGAAGTATTGTTATGTCTTGGCAAAACATATGGGTTAACGGCAAAAGAAACCGTCATCTGCAGTCAGGAATTAGATCAGTTGCTAAATCGTTTAGATGATTTTATTAGCGAACCGAGTGATAACTCGTAA
- a CDS encoding nitroreductase family protein, with protein sequence MNETFKVMEERSSVRLYQKDKEIPSETLHQIFEMAGKAPSAWNLQHWRFIVVTSQEQKEKLFPIAYNQKHVLDASAVVVVLGDTEADKVAAEVFEKAPEEARNMLLKNINSAYSQGRAIGEREALKNASLGAMQLMLAAKAVGIDSCPMTGFDHAAIVPALGIPERFIPVMMITLGYADGPAKPTERFDVDRIVMHDKFEEK encoded by the coding sequence ATGAACGAAACATTTAAAGTCATGGAAGAACGATCGTCTGTCCGTTTGTATCAAAAAGATAAAGAAATCCCGAGCGAAACACTTCACCAGATTTTTGAGATGGCAGGGAAAGCTCCATCAGCCTGGAATCTGCAGCACTGGCGTTTTATTGTAGTAACGTCTCAAGAACAAAAAGAGAAACTTTTCCCGATTGCTTATAATCAAAAGCATGTGCTAGATGCATCTGCTGTTGTTGTCGTCTTAGGAGATACCGAAGCAGATAAAGTAGCTGCAGAAGTATTTGAAAAAGCGCCAGAAGAAGCAAGAAATATGTTATTGAAAAACATCAACTCTGCCTACTCTCAAGGTCGTGCGATCGGTGAGAGAGAAGCACTGAAAAATGCATCACTCGGTGCAATGCAGCTCATGCTTGCTGCTAAAGCAGTTGGCATTGATTCATGTCCAATGACAGGATTCGATCATGCAGCCATTGTGCCTGCTCTTGGAATTCCTGAACGATTCATTCCTGTTATGATGATTACATTAGGGTATGCAGACGGACCTGCAAAGCCTACAGAACGATTTGATGTTGATCGCATCGTGATGCATGATAAATTTGAAGAAAAGTAG
- the ytzI gene encoding YtzI protein: MSTLTISILITLVIIIFVVIIFAAAITKGYSYKHTIDQLDDNPYLKNENKETEEGKERS; encoded by the coding sequence ATGAGCACATTAACTATTTCAATCCTAATTACCCTCGTTATCATTATCTTCGTTGTAATTATATTCGCTGCCGCCATTACGAAAGGGTATTCTTATAAACATACAATCGATCAGTTAGACGACAATCCATATTTAAAAAATGAAAATAAAGAAACAGAAGAAGGTAAGGAGCGTTCATAA
- a CDS encoding DUF4129 domain-containing protein — MLKKHQQFSLYGLNVTFDAMLLFIFMTIFSGGATWLEFVWFTLNLIPIIAISGALYLFKPNLNKITLLAVVILSYLLFWYMTSSLLLSILISIVLMWRSAENWNDLFKTDLELIFGISAVLTLILSLFLKDGFTVMYGAVWTQFMLMLLIKMTLHYFKNDSIRIVMKDFAVPLTLIGLSGVILAVLGPLKQLIYWILDGVFFILYYILAVPLWKLFSLLPPLIQMIKKLFNTKEGGKMELGKQPEDILEQRPETMTESPMLLYTTIAILIIIVLFFLWKKRNVFNNQSSLLLNGNISVLDNSYANSPLIGKKRWLQSKDRTRKKFLHFEKAMDKKGFGREPGESAVNWFQRLDLSGNDADSVLDTYEKVRYGEENISDEEYNQYVSALKKFEKSEHLKKPK, encoded by the coding sequence ATGCTAAAGAAACATCAGCAGTTTTCACTTTATGGATTGAACGTAACCTTTGATGCCATGCTTTTATTTATATTCATGACCATCTTTTCAGGAGGTGCCACGTGGCTTGAATTCGTGTGGTTCACTTTAAATCTCATCCCAATTATCGCAATTAGCGGAGCTTTATACCTTTTCAAACCTAATTTGAATAAGATCACACTTCTTGCTGTTGTGATCTTATCATACCTGTTGTTTTGGTATATGACTTCTTCTCTCTTATTATCCATTCTGATCTCAATCGTCCTTATGTGGAGAAGCGCAGAAAATTGGAATGATCTTTTTAAGACAGATCTTGAATTGATCTTTGGTATTAGCGCGGTGTTAACATTGATTCTTTCTCTCTTTTTAAAGGATGGCTTTACGGTGATGTATGGAGCCGTGTGGACACAATTTATGCTTATGTTGCTTATTAAAATGACTTTGCACTATTTTAAGAATGATTCTATTCGAATCGTAATGAAGGATTTTGCTGTTCCCTTAACGCTAATAGGGTTAAGCGGGGTGATTCTTGCTGTATTAGGACCTTTAAAACAACTTATCTATTGGATACTAGACGGTGTATTCTTCATTTTGTATTATATTTTGGCAGTTCCTCTTTGGAAGTTGTTTTCCCTTCTTCCCCCATTAATCCAAATGATTAAAAAATTGTTTAACACAAAAGAAGGCGGAAAGATGGAATTGGGTAAACAGCCAGAGGATATATTAGAACAGCGCCCTGAAACAATGACCGAATCTCCGATGCTTCTATACACAACAATTGCGATTCTTATCATCATTGTTCTTTTCTTTCTTTGGAAAAAGAGGAATGTGTTTAACAATCAGTCCAGCTTGTTGCTTAACGGAAACATTTCAGTTTTAGATAATTCTTATGCTAACAGCCCGTTGATCGGCAAAAAAAGATGGCTTCAGTCCAAAGACAGAACTAGAAAGAAATTTTTACATTTTGAAAAAGCAATGGATAAGAAGGGATTTGGAAGAGAGCCCGGTGAATCTGCAGTGAACTGGTTTCAAAGACTGGATCTATCCGGAAATGACGCAGATTCTGTTTTAGACACTTACGAAAAAGTACGTTACGGAGAAGAGAATATTTCGGATGAGGAGTACAATCAGTATGTAAGTGCATTAAAAAAATTCGAGAAGTCAGAGCACTTGAAGAAGCCAAAGTAA
- a CDS encoding DUF58 domain-containing protein — translation MQWNSEVWIKSIFRALVIFSPLILLIGFYRNISFLFLLGLAIIFLYGTLLLQSRSATTDIVLDTAKQVHRLFPGDKDQFNVKLIHKGRWPSYRGELIFTHRAPIEVIGHVESTNTSKGRIEVKRHFALYRNTAFTQTISFTATRRGTTRISNLTLQVQDPLSLSGQALAYNGIFPTEIVVYPRPLPVNRIEHLFSQGSGEAVRPFALFENVSLPAGNRDYSPGDSFHKIHWKATASSGSLQTKVFEKTVVYHWTFVYTILPDHKEMKSSEDMESEISHLAYMCQFAAEKGIPFEVFINFKVPGPMGMYHVPTGSGAIHLSNILEGLARIDRSNVIVKPQIMWNKMDRSFVGTSPFVIFLGHIPTDQNSQILIKKWSRSGGRTFYVEHNEDHAILMPYFSSEVASC, via the coding sequence ATGCAATGGAACAGCGAGGTATGGATTAAATCCATCTTTCGGGCCTTAGTTATATTTAGCCCATTAATTCTTCTGATAGGTTTTTATCGTAATATTTCATTTCTATTTTTATTAGGACTTGCGATTATTTTTTTGTATGGAACCTTATTGCTGCAATCGAGGTCCGCAACAACGGACATTGTTTTAGATACAGCTAAACAAGTTCATCGCTTGTTTCCGGGTGATAAAGATCAGTTCAATGTAAAACTTATTCATAAAGGTCGGTGGCCTTCTTATAGAGGAGAACTCATTTTCACACATCGAGCTCCGATAGAGGTCATAGGTCATGTTGAGTCCACCAATACTTCTAAAGGAAGAATTGAAGTGAAGCGTCATTTTGCTCTCTATCGCAATACCGCTTTTACACAAACAATATCTTTTACTGCTACAAGAAGAGGAACAACACGAATTTCTAACCTGACCCTTCAGGTACAAGATCCTTTATCTCTAAGTGGTCAAGCCTTGGCTTATAACGGTATCTTCCCAACCGAAATTGTTGTTTATCCGAGGCCACTCCCTGTTAATCGTATTGAGCATCTGTTTTCTCAAGGCAGCGGTGAAGCTGTAAGACCTTTTGCTTTATTTGAGAACGTTTCCCTTCCTGCAGGTAACCGAGATTATTCTCCAGGAGATTCTTTTCATAAAATACATTGGAAAGCTACAGCCAGCTCAGGCTCGCTTCAAACAAAAGTTTTTGAAAAGACAGTTGTTTATCACTGGACATTTGTTTATACGATACTTCCTGACCATAAAGAGATGAAATCATCTGAGGATATGGAGAGTGAAATCAGTCACTTGGCATATATGTGCCAATTTGCAGCTGAAAAAGGAATCCCTTTTGAAGTGTTCATAAACTTTAAAGTTCCAGGTCCGATGGGAATGTATCATGTGCCAACTGGAAGCGGAGCGATCCACCTGAGCAATATCCTTGAAGGGCTTGCTAGGATTGACCGATCTAATGTCATCGTGAAACCTCAGATCATGTGGAATAAGATGGACCGTAGTTTTGTTGGTACGAGTCCTTTTGTCATCTTTTTAGGCCACATTCCTACTGACCAAAATTCTCAGATCTTGATTAAGAAATGGTCTAGATCAGGGGGAAGAACGTTTTATGTCGAACATAACGAAGATCATGCCATACTGATGCCATACTTTTCATCGGAGGTCGCTTCATGCTAA
- a CDS encoding alpha-L-glutamate ligase: MTKKIYVIHENSEWTAPLYQRFEELGLPYEDWHMKKGHIDLTEAPPQGIFYNRMSASSHTRGHRYAPEYTSAVLSWLESYDRKIFNDSRALQLEISKVKQYSALKAFNIPVPRTIAAYGKDELLHAATKFNGPFITKHNRAGKGLGVQLFQTQTALESYVHSENFDESIDGITLLQEYIEAPEPYIVRCEFIGGKFLYAVQVDTSDGFELCPADACQIGDQFCPITDQPENPTPKFKILKDFVLPHQENYEAFLDANGITFAGIEIITDKSGNVYAYDVNTNTNYNRDAEAEANIYGMKAIAEFLGKEL; this comes from the coding sequence ATGACAAAGAAAATCTATGTGATTCACGAGAATAGCGAATGGACGGCCCCGTTATACCAACGTTTTGAAGAGCTTGGTCTCCCTTATGAAGATTGGCACATGAAAAAAGGACATATCGACCTAACAGAGGCTCCACCACAAGGCATATTCTATAACAGAATGAGTGCCTCTTCTCATACGAGAGGACACAGATATGCACCTGAATATACGTCAGCGGTACTTTCCTGGCTTGAGAGTTATGATCGTAAAATATTTAACGACTCAAGAGCGCTTCAGCTCGAGATCAGTAAAGTGAAACAATACAGCGCATTAAAAGCATTTAATATCCCTGTTCCGAGAACGATTGCCGCTTACGGAAAAGATGAGCTGCTACACGCTGCAACGAAATTTAACGGCCCCTTCATCACGAAACACAATCGTGCGGGTAAAGGTCTTGGCGTTCAATTGTTTCAAACGCAGACTGCATTAGAGTCATATGTACATTCGGAAAATTTTGATGAATCCATTGACGGAATCACACTTCTACAAGAATATATTGAAGCTCCAGAACCTTATATCGTACGTTGCGAATTTATTGGCGGCAAGTTTTTATATGCCGTTCAAGTGGATACTTCCGATGGATTTGAACTTTGTCCGGCTGATGCTTGCCAAATTGGTGATCAGTTCTGTCCGATTACAGACCAACCAGAGAATCCAACACCAAAGTTTAAGATTCTTAAAGACTTTGTTCTACCTCACCAAGAAAATTATGAAGCGTTCTTAGACGCAAACGGGATTACATTTGCTGGTATTGAGATTATTACGGACAAAAGTGGAAACGTATATGCCTATGATGTAAATACAAATACGAACTACAACCGTGATGCGGAAGCAGAAGCAAATATATACGGCATGAAGGCGATCGCTGAGTTTTTAGGTAAAGAATTATAA